Within Anolis sagrei isolate rAnoSag1 chromosome 3, rAnoSag1.mat, whole genome shotgun sequence, the genomic segment taccaccgtggccaagtcagacttcccgagatacgggcgcagctggcgcacgagcctgagctgtgcaaatgctcccctggtcaccgctgaaacctggggatccaggctcaacgatgagtccagggtcacacccaagctgcgaacctgcgccttcaaggggagtgtgaccccatccagcacaggctgtaaccctatagcTGGCATCTCTTATTAAAATgttttccaacatttttgtttcagTTGCAGCATTCCCAGGAGGCCGAATTGTTGGTAACAAAGTGTTTATAACCAGTGGCTATGAAGGCAACTTTGATGATCTGAAGCAGAGGTGTCAGCAAGCAGGTGGCCAGTTGGCTTCCCCCAGGAATTCAGCTGAGAACACAGCAATTAAAGACATTGTTGTTCTCTATCAGAAATCAGCATTTCTAGGAATAACTGACATCCAGACAGAGGGGACATTTAGATACTTGAATGGTGAGACCATTGTTTATTCCAACTGGCAGACAGGAGAGCCCAATAATGATCACAATCAGGAGGACTGTGTTGAAGTCTATGTGAGTGGCAAATGGAATGACAAATCCTGTGGGGAAAAGAAGCTAATAATCTGTGAATTTTAGACCAGCCATCATAATATGTCCAGGCTATAGGCCCACAAATTTTAATCACCTTTTTATCCATAGGAATTAAGATAAAATAATCACCAGTTTATTCATCTTCACAAAGTTTTTGTGAAGTGAGTTGTTGGTATATCTGCATGATTAATATAGCCAATGATGACTACAACAGTAGTAATACTCATCCATGCACAAATCCGGAAAACTGAAGAAATTCCAAAAATGGGAATTTGGATAATTGAAACAATTGAGATGGTACAAATGCATAAGCTAACCATGTTTCTGAGAAGAAAAACAATCAAAGGCATTATAGCAAATTGGGAACTTTtcatcatttttttctgaaagatttttaaagttatttgataaaaaaattaaatttaaaataaatatttaaaaattactaTAAAAGTTGGAGGGTTAATAAAACAATATGTACCAGTAGGGATTTGGATTAATCATATGCATAACCGTCTAGTGAGAGAGTAGGAagttactttatttttaaaaatctgttaggATAAGTATATATTTAGTTAATTAAATGATTACttgtataccagtgtttctcaacctgggggtcaggacccctgagggggtcgcgaaggggtgtcagaggggtcgccaaagaccatcagaaaacacagtattttctgatggtcatggggattccatgtgggaagtttgagccaattcaatcgttggtggagttcagaatgttctttgattgtaatgaactataaatcccagcaactacaactcccaaaagtcaaggtctattttccccaagctccaccagtgttcacatttgcgcatattgagtatttgtgccaagtttggtccagatccaccattgtgtgagtccacagtgctctctggatataggtgaactacaactcccaaactcaaggtcaatacccaccaaacccttccagtgttttctgttggtcgtgagtgttctgtgtgtcaagtttggttcaattctatcattgatagagttcaaaatgcttcaaatccatcactggtggagttcagaatgctctttgattataggtgaactataaatcccagcaactcccaaattacaaaatcaatcctcccccaaccccactagcatttacatgtggttgcattgggtatttgtgccaaatttggtccagtgaatgaaaatacatcttgcatatcagatatttacattatgatttataacagtagtaaaatgactgttatgaagtagcaacgaaaacaatattatggttgggggttaccacaacatgagggactgtattaaggggtcacggcattaggaaggttgagaaccactgttgtatacattttgttaaaaaatcatatattttgtaAGGTGTGTCTTTATGTGATATGTTTgttatgcaaaataaaataaaagtaatacaATCCAGCATTATTATAATATGTTCCTATATTCTTTAGTCTTGAGAAGTTGCAACAGCATGGTTACCAAGCCTaaatctaatttttttaaaaaaatccaacaaaaatATTTCTATTGCATTAATGCTATCTTCATACATCAATGCTTAGGTGCGTTCCATTGGTTTACTTTAGTTGGGACTAATTATTGAACTAAACTTAAATTATTTTTGGATGAAAGAGGACTGAAATGAAATTGCATTAGTTTtataattaattgaaaaagagcAGCTCATTATAAGTATGCATCAACTCTCCAGAAGAGAAATTGTGCTCTGCCATACAGCACCATCTTGAGGAACCAGGAAGAACATCAGCAAGGGGCTTGGAAGGACGAGGCAACACTTGCTTGTTGTGAGATGCCTCTGACCTCAGCTCCTAGTGCAGAGGACTGGCTCTTCACAGACTGAAGGTCTAACTAAAAGCAAGGTCTGGATTCTCAGCAAAACACTGGCTTACCTCCAGAGGCTGGGGGACAAAAGGAGGACGCGTTGTGGGTGTGGGGCTGGGACCAAAGGGGCAACACCGAAGGGGTGATATCGAAAGGGGTTCACTCAATTGGGGGACCCACTTTGGGCATGGCATGAGGGCAAGGACCTGTCCTTCAAgtctattattttgtttttaacatCTGCCTACCCGATTTTATATAAAGTTGTTTTTATGTGCCATCTTTTAGCGCCCTCCCTCTCATGTGGGAAGGATGTGATTTCTACAGGAGGGAGTCACCAGATTCATGGGGAAGCAATTGCTGTCATACAGGGAAGGGGAAGATGCAGAAGGAGCAAACAGTCTCATTACCAACAAAATGGGGACTGAAATAGAGTACTTATTGCTCCCAAACATTGTCCTATATCACATTCCCAAGGAATCCAGGACGGcgtcctccctgctgtccttccggcAGTAGGTTAAATCCTTTTTATTTAGACAGGATTTAAAATATGAAGGTGATTAAGACCatttcagggggtgctgtggttctgaaatttaaatttgttttaatgattttgaactgggaattttaaaatactatttatacTTAATcctgttttattgttcttttatttgtagattttaaatggctatgctgatgcttttatgttaagcatCTTTGAGTCCTTTGCAGGGGAGATAAActggggtataaattattattgttgtgttgccCCTTTGGTCCCAGCCCCACACCCACAGGCGTCCTCCTTTTGTCCCCCAGCCTCTGGAGGTAAGCCAGTGTTTTGCTGAGAATCCAGACCTTGCATTTAGTTAGACCTTCAGTCTGCAAAGAGCCAGTCCTCTGCACTAGGAGctgagaagaacttcctgactgtgagagccgttcagcagtggaactctctgccccagagtgtggtggaggctccttctttggaagcttttaaaccgaggctggatggccatctgctaggggtgatttgaatgccatattcctgcttcttggcagggggttggactggatggcccatgaggtctcttccaactctttgattctatgattctatgattctatgattctatgattctatgattattattattattattattattccacctgacatctgcagggaagtagcaaccaatagtgaaaggaccaagggagagacatctccagctcatcccctgtttgggtatcagccagcatgccaaagacttaaatcaagaaatagttttctaagatctacagagacactcgctggaacacctcagtaagcgagagtccaaaagtggcaggctaaaactcagaacctcaatcaatggctgataccaaatgagagactcctccctgggcacacagaaaactgggtgacttggaaggcgctgaacagactgcactctggtaccacgagatgcagagccaaccttcagaaatggggctacaaagtggaatccatgacatgcgagtgtggagaagagcaaactacagaccacctgctgcaatgcaacctgagccccgctacatgcacaatggaggaccttcttgcagctacaccagaggcactccaagtggccagctactggtcaaaggacatttaatcaactaccaagcttgcaaactttgtgctttgtttgtttgtttgttaaaaatgcaatacaactgtttggtttgctcctgatacgataaatttattattattattattattattattattattattattattattattgatcaattACCCCAGCCCAGATGATTCGACATAATGTGTCCTATACAATGACTTCACATTGATGGGAAACTGCTTTGGTTATTTTTAGGTCAAGAGGGAGAAGAACAGTGAGTGGAGTTAGGACTTGAGCTTTGCCCTATACGTTTGCTATTGGTAGACCTAATGGGTGGGATCAAAAGCAGAAATGATTCTTTTTTTAGAAAAGGACAGAGAAATTAAAGAGTTACTCAAATGTGGCAATTTTcaattggaaaactataactggGCTCATAGAAGGCAAATTAGATCCTGCAAATAACACTTTTTCGTGAAATCTGGTGTCTATTAGCAGCAAGGTAGGAAACAAACTgatctgtttattttttaaaagtatgcatTAATTTTACTTCATCTAAATTTTCACCAGCCAATTGTAGATGAATCAGACAGCCATATGTCACAATTCTAGAAAGTGAGTTGGATCTGTAAATTCACCGTGCAATTTTGTATTTAAAAGTCCCCATTTATCTCAATGGATCTTAGTTCTAAATATCCTAAAAGGTGTCAGATTGTTGACTTTGCTGCATAACTGACACATTTAAAGACAATCAAATATcaacagttgtttttttttacaaacaccCACAAAACATTGATCGTCCAGCACATTTGAAATGACATGCCTCCCTGTAGTTTTCATATaaaccttttctgtggtggcccctcggctttggaatgccctccccatagagataagatcagcctcctcgctgatggtatttcgaaaaagactgaagacatggatgttcgaacaagcattcggctaatccggtgcAATGAAAttgatgatcaaggactggtaatcacagacgatgaaattggattatgattttagttaagagatgcatcggtttgtattggtggcccaatattgtgtattgtgtatgtgtttttatgctttttaaactggatattgttgattattgtagtgttgtaaaccgcgttgagtcgccaatgtaggctgagaaatggcggtatacaagcgcagtaataaataaataataaataaatataatatggaATTTACCTTTTCATACAagatttaaaaatgcatttatctTGGCACTAAAGTTCACCTATAACAGAGTTTTCATGACATGCTTCACTCACAGAATGGTTTTTAAAGCTAGATAAAAATTCTTTCACAAGCAGATTTCCAGAAATGAAATtacattgtggcattttctgtcttcttttgGAAGTGACAGTGTCACTAACTGCAAACCTAGATCAATACAGATGTGAAGAGAAAGTAAATGCATGACCTTTTGTTCTGGGGAATTTTTGAGTTGCCAGACAGAAAGGTGATCAAGGTACAGCTACACTAGGGTTATCGGGatgttgtttgttaaaaaattgggCAATATATGTAGTAAATTTCCTGATTAGGGAGCAGATTTACTGGAAGTCCATTATGAGGAGAAAGTGAAAAtagtcatgtcaggaacgacccCCCTACCCTCCAAATCTAGAAACCTTCCTGAATCCTTTGTCCTGATACCACCTGCTCTTGTGAGTACCTCTCTTGTCTCGGTTGTGAGTTGAAGAGACAGATCTGTTgccaattctttaaaaaaaccctaaaagacCTTTGGGGCACAGCATAAAATAAGTTATTATCActcattcttgttttgtttttgtttttaaaaaaacctgcaacTCATTAGCCAATTATTATGAGAAGTGAAAAATTCCAGTTTTGTATACTATCAATTTACCATAACTATCTTCAATGAAAGATAAATTCCATGTTTATTGATCTATAATATTTTGTTTtagatttatttgtttttgttgttgctttatttTAGACTAGGAGAGTTTGGGTGGCtgagagtttttcaggctgtttgtccatgttccagcagcattaggagtgatcctggactcatcgctgagcctggaaccccaggtcttggcgatggccgggagagcttttgcacaattcaaacttgtgctccagttgcgcccgtaccttgggaagtctgatctggccatagtggtccacgctcttgttacatcccgaatagattattgcaatgcgctctatgtggggttgcctttgaaaacttttcggaaactgcagttagtccaacggtcggcagctagattaatcaccggagcgtcatacagggaacataccacccctctgttatgtcagttccactggctgccgatccagttccgagcacaattcaaagtgctggttttgacctataaaaccctatacggctccagcccagcgtacctgtccgaacatatctccttctatgtcccacctcggagttgaagatcttctggggaggccctgctcttggccctgcctctatcacaagtgaggttggtggggacgcaggacagggtcttctcagtgatggcccctcgcctgtgaaactcactccccggggaaattaggtcatcaacatccctcctctcctttagaaggaagctgaaaacatggatatgggaccaggcctttgggtaatctggcagactgacaaggtaatgacaagCAGAATTTTGGGAAGGACTATGacaatgctgaatggacttacggattttagaactagGTGAACATTGGCcattagattggctttttagttgttattgtattaactgaatgttttaactattgtggttattgttgttatgtattttatctgttgaattattggcatcgaattgtgccggttgtaagccgccctgagtcccccctagggggttgagaagggcggggtagaagtgcctgaaataaataaataaataaataaataaataataaaaaccaaaaaactcacagtaatccaGTGATtcagaccatgaaagcctttgacaatacactaggAAGGTTGTTCATAAATAGAGTTCAACTGTGCCCCCCAAAACCTTTCACCACCACACTTTACTTTGGGAATTCACTGATAGGTTTCAAAGGCTTCCTTGTAGATTTTATATGCCAGTTCCTATTTTTTGCTTTCATGTATCCTGGTTCTTCTCATCCATCTAATCCCTGATTTGGTATAAGGGCTCCAAGGACTACCTGGCAAAACAGGTCCTAAAGGAGACCAGTGCTTTAAATACTGAGGAAACCCATTTTGTATATATCAAACTATATGAATATCAATGACATTAACATTGAGTTTATGTTATGAAAACACATTCACCAACATTACTTTAATGTTATCTAGTGAGGGCTCCAGCCATTCTGGGGTTCTTCTTTGGCACAGCTTTGGCAAGGGTATCCTTCCCTCATGGTAGTCATTGGTAGGAACCTGTTCGGTGGAGAAAGCAGAGTGGAGCGCACACATTTATTCACCAGTGCCAATGTAAACCTTCATTTTTTCACTTCTCTCATGTAAGAATgaatatttgaaaatgttttctTCCTGACAAAAGAAATTACGGGAATATTAGCACATGAGGACTGTATTTTTGAGCATTTCATGTTTTTGTTTCCAAATCACTTatgcaaaaacttttttttagaaGCACTGTGCACTTTCTGTATAGCTGCTTGTCATGAAAACTCAAGGTTTTGGGGTAATCTACTATACTGCATAAAATAATTCCTAAGatacaaaaaggaaaggaaaggggaaaaaagaaagaaaggaatcttGTGATAGCCTATGAGTCCTCTTTTGTATCAAGACACCTTTTCCGATTAAGGACAAGTAAATTTAGTATGATTTAGCTTCTTCTATTAGTGTTAATTGGAAtacaagtttatttatttcaataatAGTTTTGTATACAAAATTATGTGGCTGAATCTATTGTGTTTTGCTAGTGAATTGTGATAATTATCCACCTTATAAACATAACCTGAAGGAGCTTTCACACAATATTCTTTCAGAATTTTGAGAATTAACTAAGTTTGTGTAAACTGAATTATCAGAAAGTaatggtgtcactatctcagtcactcaggtggacaattttggagcatttcagatttcagaattctggaaatGATGCTCAACTTCTATTACACAACAAAACCTATAGTACCAACACCAGATCATCCTACCTATTTCAAAATTTCTAGTACATAAGCTTAATTAGAAAATCGTAGGTGTTTGTATTGTTTCCTTCAATCTACTTGAATTGGATCCTTCTGTTTTCTCTTTAGATCAAACCCCTTCACCATGcaatttcttcctttgctttttgttgttgttggagcaTCCATAGTGAGGTCAACAGACCTGGAGACAGAAAAGTGTGAAGAAAAAGTAAATACTTGCACAATCTTTTCTGGGAACAATGGACTGCCAGGAACCCCTGGGGTCAATGGATTACCAGGGAGCCCCGGAAGTCATGGATTACCTGGAAGGGATGGAATACAAGGTCCTCAAGGTGAAAAAGGAGAGCCAGGTACAACACAGATTTCTGAGAGTGTCATCCAATTTAAGGAAGAGATGTTAGACTGGTTTTAAGCCTTAGAAAAGCTGGTAAAATGATACATTTAAAAGAAACTGTCAATTAATGACTTAGAATTTTGtttcaattaatttttttaaatgatcaaAATGAACCAATTTTATTATATTCTCAGTTTGAAGATTTTCGATTTTTATAACATAAATGTGGAGAAAATAGAAATGGgtagatattaggcttgggtaagcacggaaaaatttggttctaatctcgttttgtttttagggggcccttgcgtttcgttttttaaaataattctgaaattttcctttaaatttttttgaaatttatgaaatttcgttaaaattatgaatcgattcgttaatggcggacgagattgcgcaatatgctaaaaaaaacctccaaatgggacaggaggaacttttgaagcttccctctccctctgttgttgactgttggtgtgataaaacaaacaacaactataaaacttgcaccagacatgcgaaaataattacgaaataattacgaaataaattgaaaaaattgtttcaaatctttattactcctcacacaattcctgcatggctcaatattggatcgtaagctaatttaaatacgaattaataacgaattacgaaattaacgaatgaaaccgcccaagcctagtagatatACTGTATCATTTCATGT encodes:
- the LOC132771265 gene encoding mannose-binding protein-like isoform X2; protein product: MQFLPLLFVVVGASIVRSTDLETEKCEEKVNTCTIFSGNNGLPGTPGVNGLPGSPGSHGLPGRDGIQGPQGEKGEPGSQGIQGPPGKAGPSGPKGDQGQKDDRITKELALLKTCMSDLQTQLSILQVTARTTQKEGILLQKIFL